The Streptomyces sp. RKAG293 genome includes a region encoding these proteins:
- a CDS encoding decaprenyl-phosphate phosphoribosyltransferase, giving the protein MAEPTSVVLDDVPLPPRAVPAAGMLRTVAGLPGGLVRTARPRQWVKNGLVLAAPVAAGRLLSHHGLIQLGIVFVLFTACASAVYLVNDARDADADRAHPVKCHRPVASGRLPVPVAYAAGALLGVLAPVAAYVLCNAATAGLLAAYLVMQLAYCLRLKHVLVVDLVVVTTGFLMRAMAGGFALDIDLSRWFLITSGFGALFMVAAKRYSELILMSGTEGEAGASRSLLTAYTTGYLRFVWQLAAGVAVLAYGMWAMETGAAATGSLPWRQLSMIPFILSVLRYAVFADAGAAGAPEDVVLHDRPMLVIALGWAALYALAVAEL; this is encoded by the coding sequence ATGGCTGAGCCCACCTCGGTGGTACTCGACGACGTACCCCTGCCGCCGCGCGCCGTCCCCGCCGCCGGGATGCTCCGTACCGTGGCGGGCCTGCCGGGCGGGCTGGTCCGAACGGCCCGGCCGCGGCAGTGGGTCAAGAACGGCCTGGTGCTCGCCGCCCCCGTCGCCGCCGGACGGCTGCTGTCGCACCACGGGCTGATCCAGCTCGGCATCGTCTTCGTGCTCTTCACCGCCTGCGCGTCCGCCGTCTACCTGGTCAACGACGCACGCGACGCCGACGCCGACCGGGCGCACCCCGTCAAGTGCCACCGCCCCGTCGCCAGCGGCCGGCTGCCGGTGCCGGTCGCCTACGCGGCGGGCGCGCTGCTCGGCGTCCTCGCACCGGTCGCCGCGTACGTGCTGTGCAACGCGGCGACCGCCGGACTGCTCGCCGCGTACCTCGTCATGCAGCTCGCGTACTGCCTGCGGCTCAAGCACGTCCTCGTCGTGGACCTCGTCGTCGTCACCACCGGCTTCCTCATGCGCGCCATGGCCGGCGGCTTCGCCCTCGACATCGACCTGTCCCGCTGGTTCCTGATCACCTCGGGGTTCGGCGCGCTCTTCATGGTCGCCGCCAAGCGCTACTCCGAACTGATCCTGATGTCCGGCACCGAGGGCGAGGCCGGCGCCTCCCGGTCCCTGCTCACCGCGTACACCACCGGCTATCTGCGGTTCGTCTGGCAACTCGCGGCCGGGGTCGCGGTCCTCGCGTACGGCATGTGGGCGATGGAGACCGGCGCCGCCGCCACCGGCTCGCTGCCCTGGCGGCAGCTGTCCATGATCCCGTTCATCCTCTCCGTGCTCCGCTACGCCGTCTTCGCCGACGCGGGCGCGGCCGGCGCGCCGGAGGACGTGGTGCTGCACGACCGCCCGATGCTCGTCATCGCCCTGGGCTGGGCGGCGCTCTACGCCCTCGCGGTGGCCGAGCTGTGA
- a CDS encoding GtrA family protein has translation MRGAEQATERGTERGTGSALRSEILGFALAGAAAYAVDLGLFIWLRGPGGFGPLTAKALSFLAGCTVAYAGNALGTYRGRAPSVSRARQYGIFFAFNVAGAVVQLLCLALSHYLLGLTTPRADVISGAGIGMALATALRFWGTRTFVFGRPGPSPAPPRECAR, from the coding sequence CTGCGCGGGGCGGAGCAGGCGACCGAGCGCGGCACAGAGCGCGGCACCGGGTCCGCCCTGCGCTCCGAGATCCTCGGGTTCGCGCTGGCCGGCGCCGCCGCCTACGCCGTCGACCTCGGGCTGTTCATCTGGCTGCGCGGCCCCGGCGGCTTCGGCCCGCTCACCGCGAAGGCGCTGTCCTTCCTCGCCGGTTGCACGGTCGCCTACGCCGGCAACGCGCTGGGCACCTACCGCGGCCGCGCGCCCTCCGTGAGCCGCGCCCGCCAGTACGGCATCTTCTTCGCGTTCAACGTGGCGGGCGCGGTGGTACAGCTCCTGTGCCTGGCCCTGTCGCACTACCTCCTCGGGCTCACCACCCCGCGCGCGGACGTGATCTCGGGCGCCGGCATCGGCATGGCACTGGCCACCGCGCTGCGGTTCTGGGGGACGAGGACCTTCGTCTTCGGACGACCGGGACCGTCCCCGGCCCCGCCCCGGGAATGCGCGCGCTGA
- a CDS encoding SCO4848 family membrane protein — protein MKLNRPVSWFLVAFGVWSWIVWTTFVKNLWKDVSGLAFDNGSPTAYFWVHLTLAITSFLLGTAIGALGLRSLRVLKREAAGTPAGTDAGTAAGAERHPSDTAAV, from the coding sequence ATGAAGCTCAACCGCCCCGTCTCCTGGTTCCTGGTCGCGTTCGGTGTGTGGTCCTGGATCGTCTGGACCACTTTCGTCAAGAACCTGTGGAAGGACGTCAGCGGGCTCGCCTTCGACAACGGCTCCCCGACCGCGTACTTCTGGGTGCATCTGACGCTCGCGATCACCTCGTTCCTGCTGGGAACGGCGATCGGCGCGCTCGGGCTGCGGTCGCTGCGGGTCCTGAAGCGCGAAGCCGCCGGGACCCCGGCAGGGACCGATGCCGGTACCGCCGCCGGGGCCGAGCGGCACCCCTCCGACACGGCCGCCGTTTAG
- a CDS encoding decaprenylphospho-beta-D-erythro-pentofuranosid-2-ulose 2-reductase — protein MKDAFGTPQSLLILGGTSEIALATARRLIGRRTRTVYLAGRPSPALDAAAEHLRSLGADAHAVPFDALDTASHEEVLGKLFTEGDLDMVLLAFGVLGDQTRDEQEPLSAVHVAQVNYTGAVSASLVCANALQRQGHGSLVVLSSVAGERARRSNFIYGSSKAGLDAFTQGLGDALHGSGVHVMVVRPGFVRTKMTAGLPEAPLATTPEAVAEAIETGLRRHAETVWVPGALRFVMSALRHVPRALFRKLPV, from the coding sequence GTGAAAGACGCCTTCGGCACCCCCCAGTCGCTGCTGATCCTCGGCGGCACCTCCGAGATCGCGCTCGCCACCGCCCGCCGCCTCATCGGCCGCCGCACCAGGACCGTCTATCTGGCGGGCCGCCCCTCCCCCGCCCTCGACGCCGCCGCCGAGCACCTGCGGTCGCTGGGCGCGGACGCGCACGCCGTTCCCTTCGACGCGCTGGACACCGCGTCCCATGAGGAGGTGCTCGGCAAGCTCTTCACGGAGGGCGACCTCGACATGGTGCTGCTCGCCTTCGGCGTGCTGGGCGACCAGACGCGCGACGAGCAGGAGCCCCTGTCGGCCGTCCATGTCGCGCAGGTCAACTACACCGGGGCGGTGTCCGCGTCCCTGGTGTGCGCGAACGCGCTGCAACGGCAGGGGCACGGCTCGCTGGTCGTGCTGTCCTCGGTGGCCGGCGAGCGGGCCCGGCGGAGCAACTTCATCTACGGGTCGAGCAAGGCGGGCCTGGACGCCTTCACCCAGGGCCTCGGCGATGCGCTGCACGGCTCCGGTGTGCACGTGATGGTCGTCCGGCCCGGCTTCGTGCGCACGAAGATGACGGCGGGACTGCCGGAGGCGCCGCTGGCCACCACTCCCGAGGCGGTCGCGGAGGCCATCGAGACGGGTCTGCGGCGGCACGCGGAGACGGTGTGGGTGCCGGGCGCGCTGCGCTTCGTGATGTCGGCGCTGCGGCACGTGCCGCGCGCGCTCTTCAGGAAGCTGCCGGTCTGA
- a CDS encoding 2'-5' RNA ligase family protein, producing MGTSTIGVSIAVPEPYGRLLQEARAGFGDPAAYAIPTHVTLLPPTEIDSGDLPALRRHLAKVAAAGRPFPMRLDGTDTFRPLSPVVYVHLADGTRECTELQGEVRSGPVVRELQFPYHPHVTVAHGIAEEAMDRAHAALADFKATWTATGFALYEQGGDGVWRKMREYPFGVDTCGAVPHQQGARAIHDAPLIP from the coding sequence GTGGGGACCAGCACGATCGGAGTCTCGATCGCGGTCCCGGAGCCCTACGGCCGCCTGCTCCAGGAGGCGCGTGCTGGCTTCGGCGACCCGGCCGCGTACGCCATTCCCACGCACGTCACGCTGCTGCCGCCGACCGAGATCGACTCCGGTGACCTCCCCGCGCTGCGCCGGCACCTCGCGAAGGTCGCGGCGGCCGGCCGGCCGTTCCCGATGCGGCTGGACGGCACGGACACCTTCCGCCCGCTGTCCCCGGTGGTCTACGTGCACCTGGCGGACGGCACCCGTGAGTGCACCGAGCTGCAGGGCGAGGTGCGCTCGGGGCCGGTCGTGCGCGAGCTGCAGTTCCCGTACCACCCGCATGTGACCGTCGCCCACGGCATCGCCGAGGAGGCGATGGACCGGGCCCACGCGGCGCTCGCGGACTTCAAGGCGACCTGGACGGCCACCGGATTCGCCCTGTACGAGCAGGGCGGGGACGGGGTCTGGCGGAAGATGCGTGAATACCCTTTCGGCGTCGACACCTGTGGTGCCGTTCCGCACCAGCAGGGCGCCCGCGCCATCCATGACGCCCCGCTGATTCCCTGA
- the rocD gene encoding ornithine--oxo-acid transaminase: MTTTDTSIAAAEAHSAHNYHPLPVVVATAEGAWMTDVEGRRYLDMLAGYSALNFGHGNRRLLDAARAQLDRVTLTSRAFHHDRFADFCTQLAELCGMEMVLPMNTGAEAVETAVKTARKWGYKVKGVPDGRAKIVVADGNFHGRTTTIISFSTDEEARADFGPYTPGFEIVPYGDLAAIEAAVDEHTVAVLLEPIQGEAGVLVPPPGYLAGVRALTRERNVLFIADEIQSGLGRTGRTFACEHEGVVPDMYVLGKALGGGVVPVSAVVSSAAVLGVYRPGEHGSTFGGNPLACAVALEVIAMLRTGEYQQRATELGDHLHHELGLLTGSGPVAAVRGRGLWAGIDIAPGHGTGREVSERLMDRRVLVKDTHGSTIRLAPPLVISKEDLDWGLEQLRAVLAG; the protein is encoded by the coding sequence GTGACGACAACGGACACCAGCATCGCCGCCGCAGAGGCCCACAGCGCGCACAACTACCATCCGCTGCCGGTCGTCGTCGCCACCGCGGAAGGCGCGTGGATGACGGACGTCGAAGGCCGCCGGTACCTGGACATGCTGGCCGGCTACTCGGCGCTCAACTTCGGGCACGGCAACCGGCGGCTGCTCGACGCCGCCAGGGCCCAGCTCGACCGTGTGACGCTGACCTCACGCGCCTTCCACCACGACCGGTTCGCCGACTTCTGCACGCAGCTCGCCGAGCTGTGCGGCATGGAGATGGTGCTGCCGATGAACACCGGCGCCGAGGCGGTCGAGACGGCGGTCAAGACCGCCCGCAAGTGGGGCTACAAGGTGAAGGGCGTCCCGGACGGACGCGCGAAGATCGTCGTCGCGGACGGCAACTTCCACGGGCGCACCACCACGATCATCAGCTTCTCGACGGACGAGGAGGCGCGGGCCGACTTCGGGCCGTACACGCCCGGGTTCGAGATCGTTCCGTACGGCGACCTCGCCGCGATCGAGGCGGCCGTCGACGAGCACACGGTCGCCGTCCTGCTGGAGCCGATCCAGGGGGAGGCGGGGGTGCTGGTGCCGCCGCCCGGCTATCTGGCGGGCGTGCGGGCGCTCACCCGGGAGCGGAACGTCCTGTTCATCGCCGACGAGATCCAGTCGGGGCTCGGACGGACCGGCCGCACCTTCGCGTGCGAGCACGAGGGTGTCGTGCCCGACATGTACGTCCTCGGGAAGGCGCTGGGGGGCGGTGTGGTGCCGGTGTCGGCGGTCGTGTCGTCCGCGGCGGTGCTGGGCGTCTACCGGCCCGGCGAACACGGGTCCACCTTCGGTGGGAACCCGCTGGCCTGCGCGGTGGCGCTGGAGGTCATCGCGATGCTGCGCACCGGCGAGTACCAGCAGCGCGCCACCGAACTCGGCGACCACCTGCACCACGAGCTCGGCCTCCTCACCGGTTCCGGCCCGGTCGCGGCGGTGCGGGGGCGCGGGCTGTGGGCGGGGATCGACATCGCCCCGGGGCACGGGACGGGGCGCGAGGTGTCGGAGCGGCTGATGGACCGGCGGGTCCTGGTGAAGGACACGCACGGGTCGACGATCCGGCTGGCGCCGCCGCTGGTGATCTCGAAGGAGGACCTGGACTGGGGGCTGGAGCAGCTGCGAGCGGTTCTCGCGGGCTGA
- the trpS gene encoding tryptophan--tRNA ligase: MANHRPRALSGIQPTAGSFHLGNYLGAIRQYVALQETHDAFYMVVDLHAITVPQDPAELRSNTRLAAAQLLAAGLDPDRCTLFIQSHVPEHAQLGWVMNCLTGFGEAGRMTQFKDKSAKQGADRATVGLFTYPILQVADILLYQANAVPVGEDQRQHVELTRDLAARFNSRYGDTFTIPAPHIVKETGKIYDLQDPTAKMSKSASSPKGLINLLDEPKVSAKKIRSAVTDTDTVVRFDEKDKPGISNLLTIYSTLTGTGIAELEQRYTGKGYGALKTDLAEQFVEWVTPFRERTQEYLGDPETLDAVLAKGAEKARAVAAETLASAYDRIGFLPAKH; encoded by the coding sequence ATGGCCAACCACCGTCCGCGCGCGCTCTCCGGTATCCAGCCCACCGCAGGCTCCTTCCACCTGGGGAACTACCTGGGTGCGATCCGCCAGTACGTGGCGCTCCAGGAGACCCACGACGCGTTCTACATGGTTGTGGACCTGCACGCCATCACGGTGCCGCAGGACCCCGCCGAGCTGCGGTCCAACACCCGCCTCGCGGCGGCGCAGCTGCTGGCCGCGGGCCTGGACCCGGACCGTTGCACGCTCTTCATCCAGAGCCACGTGCCGGAGCACGCGCAGCTCGGCTGGGTGATGAACTGCCTGACCGGCTTCGGCGAGGCCGGCCGGATGACGCAGTTCAAGGACAAGTCGGCGAAGCAGGGGGCGGACCGGGCGACCGTCGGCCTGTTCACGTACCCGATCCTGCAGGTCGCGGACATCCTGCTGTACCAGGCGAACGCCGTGCCGGTCGGTGAGGACCAGCGGCAGCACGTCGAGCTGACCCGCGACCTGGCGGCGCGTTTCAACAGCCGCTACGGCGACACGTTCACCATCCCGGCGCCGCACATCGTCAAGGAGACCGGGAAGATCTACGACCTCCAGGACCCCACGGCGAAGATGAGCAAGTCGGCGTCGTCCCCGAAGGGCCTGATCAACCTGCTCGACGAGCCGAAGGTCTCGGCGAAGAAGATCCGGAGCGCGGTCACCGACACCGACACCGTGGTGCGCTTCGACGAGAAGGACAAGCCGGGCATCAGCAATCTCCTCACCATCTACTCCACTCTCACCGGTACCGGAATCGCGGAACTGGAGCAGCGGTACACGGGCAAGGGCTACGGTGCGCTGAAGACGGACCTCGCGGAGCAGTTTGTGGAGTGGGTCACACCGTTCCGGGAGCGCACGCAGGAATACCTGGGCGACCCGGAGACGTTGGACGCTGTCCTGGCCAAGGGTGCGGAGAAGGCGCGCGCCGTGGCCGCCGAGACCCTGGCCAGCGCGTATGACCGGATCGGCTTCCTGCCCGCGAAGCACTGA
- a CDS encoding YihY/virulence factor BrkB family protein — protein MEWLTGLRWIGPWIARLMRTHAWRSFEHLQEVHWSRLAAAVTFTSFLSLFPLITVAAAVGAALLSDEQLQDIQKQVSEQVPGISDQLNINGLVDNAGTVGLIAGALLLFTGLGWVASLRDCLRAVWEKDDEDENPVIGRLKDGGILLGLGAAAIVSLASSAFATAAVGWAADHLGLEHSTPGRFVLTAAGFCIAVVADFVLIVVLLTLLPGVEPPRRRVVVAGLIGAFGFEILKLVLSGYLQNVAAKSMYGAFGVPVALLLWFNFMAKLLLFCAAWTAVPPKDDPEAAAAPEPATEPEPTEDHPGAVHPA, from the coding sequence ATGGAGTGGCTGACGGGACTGCGGTGGATCGGCCCGTGGATCGCCCGGCTGATGCGCACCCACGCCTGGCGTTCCTTCGAGCACCTCCAGGAGGTGCACTGGAGCCGGCTGGCCGCGGCCGTCACGTTCACCAGCTTCCTCTCGCTCTTCCCGCTGATCACCGTCGCCGCGGCGGTCGGCGCGGCCCTGCTCTCCGACGAGCAGCTCCAGGACATCCAGAAGCAGGTCTCCGAGCAGGTCCCGGGCATCTCCGACCAGCTGAACATCAACGGCCTGGTCGACAACGCCGGCACCGTCGGCCTCATCGCCGGCGCGCTGCTGCTCTTCACCGGCCTGGGCTGGGTGGCCTCGCTCCGCGACTGCCTGCGCGCGGTCTGGGAGAAGGACGACGAGGACGAGAACCCGGTCATCGGCCGGCTCAAGGACGGCGGGATCCTGCTCGGCCTCGGCGCCGCCGCCATCGTGTCGCTGGCCTCCTCCGCCTTCGCGACCGCCGCCGTCGGCTGGGCCGCCGACCACCTCGGCCTCGAACACAGCACCCCCGGCCGGTTCGTCCTCACCGCCGCGGGCTTCTGCATCGCCGTCGTCGCGGACTTCGTGCTCATCGTCGTCCTGCTCACCCTGCTGCCGGGCGTCGAACCCCCGCGCCGCCGGGTCGTCGTCGCGGGCCTCATCGGCGCCTTCGGCTTCGAGATCCTCAAGCTGGTCCTCAGCGGCTATCTGCAGAACGTCGCGGCCAAGAGCATGTACGGCGCCTTCGGCGTCCCCGTCGCCCTGCTGCTCTGGTTCAACTTCATGGCCAAGCTGCTCCTCTTCTGCGCCGCCTGGACTGCGGTCCCGCCCAAGGACGACCCGGAGGCGGCGGCCGCCCCGGAACCCGCCACCGAGCCGGAACCCACGGAAGACCACCCGGGAGCCGTCCACCCCGCCTGA
- a CDS encoding phosphatase PAP2 family protein yields MSRRASEADRRLLTVLRRCGEGPRVARTARVLSWSGEHAALWLAAGLAGASVDRSRRRAWLRATALVGAAHVASMGVKRVVRRPRPRLPGARPLVNTAGRHSFPSSHAASSAAAAVAFGALLPGPFRLFGPFPPLAAGMCASRLVVGVHYPSDVAAGAMLGAATARMGRAWSLRGGGLDG; encoded by the coding sequence GTGTCCCGACGTGCGTCAGAAGCGGACCGCCGACTGCTCACCGTACTGCGGCGGTGCGGTGAAGGACCGCGGGTCGCCCGCACCGCGCGGGTCCTGTCCTGGAGCGGTGAGCACGCCGCGCTGTGGCTCGCCGCCGGGCTCGCGGGCGCGTCCGTGGACCGGTCGCGCCGCCGCGCCTGGCTGCGGGCCACCGCCCTAGTGGGCGCCGCGCACGTCGCGAGCATGGGCGTCAAGCGGGTCGTCCGCCGCCCCCGCCCCCGACTGCCCGGCGCGCGGCCCCTGGTGAACACCGCGGGCCGGCACAGCTTCCCCAGCTCCCACGCGGCGTCGTCGGCCGCCGCGGCCGTCGCCTTCGGCGCGCTGCTGCCGGGCCCGTTCCGCCTGTTCGGCCCGTTCCCGCCGCTGGCCGCCGGGATGTGCGCGTCACGCCTGGTCGTGGGCGTGCACTACCCGAGCGATGTCGCCGCGGGCGCGATGCTGGGCGCCGCCACCGCCCGGATGGGCCGGGCCTGGTCGCTGCGGGGCGGAGGACTCGATGGCTGA
- a CDS encoding FAD-binding oxidoreductase: protein MPAPSALTTPVSGWGRTAPTTAHVFRPRTYEEAAEAVRDCGGRGAIARGLGRAYGDAAQNAGGSVLDMTGLDRIHEIDAINGLVVCDAGVSLHRLMQVLLPLGWFVPVSPGTRYVTVGGAIGTDIHGKNHHLSGSFTRHVRAIELLTADGGTRLVTPEDEPELFWATAGGMGLTGVVLAATIQLLPVETSLMSVDTERATDLDDLMARLTAGDHRYRYSVAWIDLLARGAKTGRAVLTRGDHAPLGALPPRARRAPLDFRPGRLPGAPNFVPEGLLGRGSVGLFNALWYHKAPRERHGELQKISTFFHPLDGVPDWNRIYGRSGFVQYQFVVPNGQESALRRIVERISRRGIPSFLAVLKRFGEADPGWLSFPMAGWTLALDIPATMPGLATFLDVLDDEVAAADGRVYLAKDSRLRPDLLPGMYPRLDAFRRLRAELDPRGVFTSDLARRLAL from the coding sequence ATGCCTGCTCCCTCCGCCCTGACCACCCCCGTCTCCGGCTGGGGCCGCACCGCGCCCACCACCGCGCACGTGTTCCGCCCGCGCACCTACGAGGAGGCCGCGGAAGCGGTCCGCGACTGCGGGGGCCGCGGCGCCATCGCCCGCGGGCTCGGCCGGGCGTACGGCGACGCGGCGCAGAACGCCGGCGGCTCCGTCCTCGACATGACGGGCCTGGACCGGATCCACGAGATCGACGCCATCAACGGCCTGGTGGTCTGCGACGCCGGGGTGAGCCTGCACCGGCTGATGCAGGTCCTGCTGCCGCTCGGCTGGTTCGTCCCCGTCAGCCCCGGGACCCGCTACGTCACGGTCGGCGGGGCCATCGGCACCGACATCCACGGGAAGAACCACCATCTGTCGGGGTCGTTCACCCGCCACGTACGCGCCATCGAGCTGCTGACGGCGGACGGCGGCACCCGCCTCGTCACCCCCGAGGACGAGCCCGAGCTGTTCTGGGCGACGGCCGGCGGCATGGGCCTGACCGGCGTCGTGCTCGCCGCGACGATCCAGCTGCTGCCCGTGGAGACCTCGCTGATGAGCGTCGACACCGAACGCGCCACCGACCTCGACGACCTGATGGCCCGGCTGACCGCGGGCGATCACCGCTACCGCTACTCGGTCGCCTGGATCGACCTGCTCGCGCGCGGCGCGAAGACCGGCCGCGCCGTCCTGACCCGCGGCGACCACGCCCCCCTCGGCGCCCTGCCGCCGCGCGCCCGCCGCGCCCCGCTCGACTTCCGGCCCGGCCGGCTCCCGGGCGCCCCGAACTTCGTACCGGAAGGGCTGCTCGGCCGCGGCAGCGTCGGGCTGTTCAACGCCCTCTGGTACCACAAGGCGCCCCGCGAACGGCACGGCGAGCTGCAGAAGATCTCGACGTTCTTCCACCCGCTCGACGGGGTGCCGGACTGGAACCGGATCTACGGGCGCAGCGGCTTCGTCCAGTACCAGTTCGTCGTCCCCAACGGGCAGGAGAGCGCGCTGCGCCGCATCGTGGAGCGGATCAGCCGCCGCGGCATCCCGTCGTTCCTCGCCGTGCTCAAGCGGTTCGGCGAGGCCGACCCGGGCTGGCTGTCCTTCCCGATGGCCGGCTGGACCCTCGCCCTCGACATCCCCGCGACCATGCCGGGCCTGGCCACCTTCCTCGACGTCCTGGACGACGAGGTCGCCGCCGCCGACGGCCGCGTCTACCTCGCCAAGGACTCCCGGCTGCGCCCGGACCTGCTGCCCGGCATGTACCCGCGGCTCGACGCCTTCCGGCGGCTGCGCGCCGAGCTCGACCCCCGCGGGGTCTTCACCTCGGACCTCGCCCGCCGCCTCGCCCTCTAG
- a CDS encoding D-alanyl-D-alanine carboxypeptidase family protein: MSKPAPVFRRSLLALCAAALVSGPLLASPAHADGRTKEPVPPATMSKVGGDRLGVPGTQVQPDAGTPPLPKITARSWIVADAKTGEVLAAHNAHWQLAPASTLKMLFADTVLPRFEKTQLHTVADSDLSGMGEGSSLVGIKEKLSYTVHDLWLGVFLHSGNDAVHVLATMNGGVDKTVQEMNAQAKELQADDTHVVSPDGYDMPGQVSSAYDLTLFARSGLKNPDFREYCATGSAQFPGDYTKDKAGKPTKVRGTFGIQNTDRLLTGADGVRRYPGLLGVKNGYTTNAGNTFTGAAERDGRTLLVTVMHPAAGSSEVYKETSALLDWGFNAAPTVKPVGTLVPTRSAAKANPPAPDTKGPAQATVSGTSSSHGMWTYAGIGAGALALIAAAVLLVRRRRTTPALTLPDDSLPSRPSRRK; encoded by the coding sequence GTGTCCAAGCCTGCACCCGTCTTCCGCCGTTCCCTGCTGGCCCTGTGCGCCGCCGCACTCGTGTCCGGCCCGCTCCTCGCGTCCCCTGCCCACGCGGACGGCAGAACGAAGGAGCCGGTGCCTCCGGCCACCATGTCGAAGGTCGGCGGCGACCGGCTCGGGGTGCCCGGCACCCAGGTGCAGCCGGACGCCGGCACCCCGCCGCTGCCGAAAATCACCGCGCGTTCGTGGATCGTCGCGGACGCGAAGACCGGTGAGGTGCTCGCCGCGCACAACGCGCACTGGCAACTGGCGCCCGCCAGCACCCTGAAGATGCTGTTCGCCGACACCGTGCTGCCCCGGTTCGAGAAGACCCAGCTGCACACGGTCGCCGACTCCGACCTGAGCGGCATGGGCGAGGGCAGCAGCCTCGTCGGCATCAAGGAGAAGCTCAGCTACACGGTCCACGACCTGTGGCTCGGGGTCTTCCTGCACTCGGGCAACGACGCCGTGCACGTCCTCGCCACGATGAACGGCGGCGTCGACAAGACCGTGCAGGAGATGAACGCCCAGGCCAAGGAGTTGCAGGCCGACGACACCCATGTCGTGTCGCCCGACGGGTACGACATGCCGGGCCAGGTCAGCAGCGCCTACGACCTCACGCTCTTCGCCCGGTCGGGGCTGAAGAACCCGGACTTCCGCGAGTACTGCGCGACGGGCAGCGCCCAGTTCCCCGGCGACTACACGAAGGACAAGGCGGGCAAGCCGACGAAGGTGCGCGGCACGTTCGGCATACAGAACACCGACCGCCTGCTGACCGGCGCCGACGGCGTGCGCCGCTACCCCGGACTGCTCGGCGTGAAGAACGGTTACACCACCAACGCGGGCAACACCTTCACCGGCGCCGCGGAACGCGACGGACGCACCCTGCTGGTCACCGTGATGCACCCGGCCGCGGGCAGCAGCGAGGTCTACAAGGAGACGTCCGCCCTGCTGGACTGGGGCTTCAATGCCGCCCCCACCGTGAAGCCGGTCGGCACCCTGGTCCCGACCCGGAGCGCCGCCAAGGCCAACCCTCCCGCCCCGGACACCAAGGGCCCCGCGCAGGCCACGGTCTCCGGCACGTCCAGCTCGCACGGCATGTGGACCTACGCCGGCATCGGCGCCGGCGCACTGGCCCTCATCGCCGCCGCCGTCCTGCTGGTACGCCGCCGCCGCACCACCCCGGCCCTGACCCTCCCGGACGACTCCCTCCCCTCCCGCCCCTCCCGGCGCAAGTAG